In Solenopsis invicta isolate M01_SB chromosome 6, UNIL_Sinv_3.0, whole genome shotgun sequence, the genomic window GTTCTgatttaatacatattaatttgttaGGTAATTGTGCACAATAGGGGACCCAGCTctaatcatgttgaccttgacatatgttatagaggcaagggtactgaacaacttttccttataaactAATTAGCGCTCTCGTctagttttcaagatatacttagagaaagaaaaaacagtttttcttaattatttcaaaaaatatttattttacaaaaacatgtatcaaacaaaaaataaagctcgtaataagctctataaaaaaggttatatacatattttacctaacttcaatactgtagttgttacagtagaaaaactgttttaaaataatttttcttttattttgagtaGATTTACGTGAAATGTAGATACTTGGATGGGGGAGGGGCTCTGCCCCTCCCTCGTACCCtttccccgtattttttctaacctaacctaatctaatactattttagttgtaatttgacCAAGGATATCTAATTGATCATGTtacgatattagatttgaaattatagccCACCCTCTCCCGCACCCATCACGTCATTAGTAGACCGACTGAGACGgggtaggttaggttagaaaaaatacaaaaagggAGTGCAGGGAGAGGGGCGAGGCCCTTCCCCCGCCTACGCGTTCTCTATAcgatatgtaaaaatttgaatttgtcagagtttttttaaaatggttttttgattataactcctaaagtattggaggtaaaatatgtatagaaccttatttgtagagttttttataagcttcattttttatttgatacatttttttctaaaatgaatatcttctgaaataattaaaaaaaaagtatttttttctttttctaagtaTATCTGGAAAACTAGACGAGAGCGCCAATtagtttagaaagaaaaattgttcggtatccttgcctctataacatatgtcaaggtcaacataaTCGGAGCTGGGTCTCTTATTGTGCacaattactattttttttaaataaaccaatttttttaatttatttttgaattagcTGGTTACTACTTTTTTTGTTCTAATTATGCAGTGtgtcacatttttaatattttaatatcataagttctaagtaataaatacgttctaaataataaatattttatattttgaatctaaaatttgttaaataacacTTTGATGACTATAATCGTTCacgtttcaatataaaatattgattattaataaaattatttaataaaatagaaattggtGCCATATTACGCCCTTCTcctttatataaaatcatataagaaATATCAACTATGACTGTTAAGCCTCTTTAATTATagttattgtaacaatattgttgtaatgtaatattacaaaataatctcTCTTTAGCTTTGAATAATTACAGTTTCTGttgtaatttatcttaaatgCTGCACACTTGCTTTTTTCGCGCCGGATTTTTCTCGAAATGTGTCTAGCAAATGTAACATAAAgtgtaatttaagaaatatataaatataatgaatttttcttgGCATTgcttaatattgcattaaaaaatttccagGATTTCTTTCATCCATCTATGCTAACACATCAATCATTTATTTAAGTTCTAACAATTTGTCACTCGTTATTATGCTGCATAGaacaaaaacacacacacagagttgatagtttatataaaaaatcaaatattgttcTTTTGGGAATTTATTGAAACGTATTGTTTACATTCTAGCATGTAAGTGAATCGGAATTAAATACAAAGAGAATTAAGAAAACTCTGCTATTCGGAAACGATTTAAATCATTTTCCAATATGACTGCcatgattttttgaaagatttttcaatacaaCATTACATAttcaaaatcttaatttttaaagtaaaatggCAACATCATCACACTAAATATCTCCGTTTAAGCTggaatcaaatataatttacctaaaaatatagtttttcatcaattttaacGAAAGACAGCCAAAATCGGTCGAAAATgcaattattcttttctttgctccaaatacgtataataattttctcaaataatttctAGCAAAGACTTAAgcaattagtaaaaataattgtaccGTTATTTAAATCTGTTGATACACTTTcccaatcatattaaaatttcgttTGTATTGCATATACGCGAGTGAAATTAACGCTCATATTACATCTGCggttattgtgataaatattacCAAGTATCTTGATGGTCGAATTGGCTGACATTCACACGGAATGTTGGGGGATCCAGATTCAAACCTAGaccgaggtaatatttttcgcaataaatttctttatagttTTCGGGATAAGAGGAATCGTAGAGATGCgtgtaagcatcaaaattattaaattgattagcaatttaataatttttatgatattttatttttgtattcttcttaaaaactgtgttttaaaTTCGGCAAATATGTGACACACAGTTTgggaaatcttgtaaatgtttataacttcATCTAggaaattattgagcactaagaactgTTTTCGACCAGTATAACTAttgtcattatttaaatatattaaaatcaattttcttgttACTAGTAAACATTTTTGAcaatcaaaaaatgattttttgaaataacaattatattttgtgaaaaaaaataaaaaataaataaaattaagaaaatgttattttcaaaaaatacatatatttcttgaaacaaaaaaaatatttatcccacaaaaaataattttaaatttgaggcaataaaaaattatcttactttaaaaataacaattcttgtgtaggattaaatattttatgtaagaatatatttattgcaataaaaaattaatttatttgtacaaaacaaatatattctttaaacaaaaacgtattttttacaacaactttatttttaagttaataaaaattttcttatgataaaagtaaacattttaaaaaatgctaccCGTGAGTTATTTGGATAGTTGaactaaaacaaaaatgttaaaatagcaAAAccagtattataaatttttgcattttttccaCCGTATTGGtttcgcaatttttaattttataatttttatttccgaTTTGTTTCAACAATCCAAATAACTTATggataacaattttcaataattattatagatacTTTATAATTCATCGACTTGcctattttttactatttcggcaaaacataattttatcgtcaaaaagttttcatttttaaacatttataacttgGTGAAAAAGATCGTacagaaataaacaaaattgcaatttgcAGGTGAAAGATACTGCAACGCTTTATGATGCTGATGaaagaagattaaataatttGGCCAGCCATAGTAACCTAGCcttgaaaatgtcaaaaatcaCTGTTTTTGGCCTATATTATCTATGtatttatctcaaaaaattgatataattgatttttcGCTGGCAGATTCGGATTTAGCAATCAAAATTACATAGGAAATCACTGATTCATGTTTCTTTCAGAGCCCTTAATTTCGCACACTTGTATAATcaaagaatcatttttataatttatatcataaatttaataaaagtgttcacttattaaaaattacaaagttcacataaataattttaataaactgattttTTACTGATAGTTATGTTCtgtttcaataaaacattttttgttgataaattatttgtttttaaaataatattttattgaaacaaaaaaagatattattagaagtacaataattatttcttttaattcgaaaattataattcacgaaaatttatttacttgtaaagaataaatttttttccatatatgCCAAATTGAGCATGAATCGATGTCACGTTTAAattgctttattattatataccattagtaatatttttcaataaaactcaTTGAAAATTATAGGTTCACCGTGGCCGATTAGCAACGGTACATCGAGTAAAGAAGTTATTCAGCCTTATCTCGAAATATTACCGAAGAAGGCTCCTACATTCATTACGGTAAtgttgttaaattaaaaatattagtaattttttttattaaatattaatgtcctgctcgttattataatacaataataaataattcaaaaagacaaagaataaagcaataaagatatcaaaaattgtttcacCTTGcttgtaacatttattttcataattatcacgAAATTAGTTTTGACCTAACTTGGTTTTTTCAATTTGctcattataattaaaagatttcttttattaattttgaaataattctaataaaaaattatactaaaaaattttttattattatttacagccATTGAAGGATATTGCCGTAGTAAGCGGACAATCAGCAAGATTCGAATGTATCGTCCAAGCCGAACCACAGCCCAATATTCTTTGGTCAAAAAATCGTAGAATCATCGAAAATTCTGAAAATCATGACGTCCAATATAGAAACGGCGTTTGTCGTCTTACTATATTGAGAGCTTTGCCAGGTATTGTACATTATGCTTTTACAATCTTTTAATAtctattgtattaatttatttttgcattgttacaacattattttattacttatattcaAACACAGAAAAcgataataattttgtcagaaattaatgcatatttttttttgtgcagATGATGCTGGGACTTATTCATGTACGGCAACAAATAATTTAGATTCTGCCGTAACATCTGCCAATTTAGAAGTTCCAGGTAATAGACGATCTATTTATGCCCCTATTTCGTAAAGATCTGGTGAGGAAAGAAACAAATAATCGAACAGAATAAATACAGGGCTGAAACATTTAATTCTTAACTTTGATCTGCTGGTGCTGGAAATTTGCAtcgtattatttgattattacttTTATCCAGGCCACAAACTAATATGGTGAAggaaataataacatataatgcTCGATATActgtatttcttaaatataaaaatatttttgcaaatttttaaggGACTGAAGataaacgaataattttatgaaaagctTTTGTTACGTAGCTTGCTTCTTGTTGGGGGTGAACAACTATTTTAGTCTcagtataaaaaacaaaaataaatactacTAATTATAGTAAAAGAGaggataaaaaagaattatctcaatgagcataattattactattgcattttattcaaatttttaaattaatgttttggcAGGGGCTAGTTAATTAAAATGATCTAgtcaataataaacaaataacaaaaaaaataaaaatacgcaaAGACTGTCTCATCAAACAACATATTAACTATTTTAATTGTGCCACTGAACAAGTTAAGATAAGTTTTTCTCGTATTTAATCTCATTTCTATGTTTTATCTGTTTCAAATATTgtgattttctattaaaatattatatttttgattttttttcaagcatattaaatatttcttgttaacATTTCCGCAAAAtagaattacaaaaatgtttttaacgagctataacaaaaatattaattaaaaatgaaacacgttagataaaacaataaaataaagtcaattttctatttcaatccAAAGATTAATAGTTTAGGTTactctttttaaatttcaagtatACATGAATACATTGATGAAACTAgtcagattattttaaaaaattataagaaaagttatttatattattaaacaataaataagtgCAATAAGAGTGATTGTTTTAGATAAAGCTTCTTAtagtttttcaagtttttatgttaattgtttttgcttaaagaaaattaataattttagctAAATGGGATCTATTACGAGGCATGTACGTGGCTATGCTATAAATCGCTATACTATTAGCTCCTTGCGTCGataattagttaatttataCGTTTAGCACATGCACATTCAAAACATACAATCACAAAAAGCAGTATTTGtcgaaaaatttcataaaatttcaacgatttgtaaattatgtaaataattataatatttttcaatatttaataaataataaaacaccatttaaaaataagatattttaatatgttttcaCATCGCAAGGAGTTAATTCTTATTCATTAATCTCGCTGTTCACACATGAATTCACAATGATACTTATGTACtatgtaaataaatgtatgcTTCCTCTACAATCTAAACTTGGGTAAAtggtttaataaattatttcacgtTATTACCTATTTTCCATTTTCCTTTCTTATTCTGCCTTTGTAATTGCCTTCTTTTTGGCGTTTATTGCAATGCGTCAGCATTGATAGTGAATAAAAGTTTAAGATAAGTCTACTCAAGCCAAATAAGACTCacttaagtttatttttaaaaactccaTTTATGGAGATAtcgatttaaataaactaaatgaataatatctttattttaatcactcataaaaataaaatatatattccatatttataaataaataaataatgctttaaaCTTTGACATTGAGCTTTATTATATGCTTATGTAGAGGAGAAGATGGTATTATGAACACTAATTGACATTTTAtacaactttgttaataatcaatattttatactgaaACTTAACGATTATGTTCATCAAAGTATTGTTaaatagattctagactcaaaattatgaaacatttattatttataaaaatattgatacgtagCATAATAAATCGAAGAGAAACAGAGATGATAATATGGTCCTttacaaaaataagtttaacaaaattaattttgtttaaaataagatataacaTTTTGTATAGCAATGATAATAACTTGCTAAACGCATTTAATTAAAggtaattttttagaaaagataacttcatatattttagaaatgtttacaatgattttttaaatggtgGTTTTAAATAAATGCCCCTAAAAAAAGGCCATTTGagattttttctaaattttccttTCTTGCCAGaagattgaaaataaattccTAAATTTACTTACCCATGCAAAGAAGTTGTTTGGAGATGAGGCGTGAAGCTTTAAAATTCTCGATGACTCCTACTTCTATAATGGATGGATGAAGTTGAACTTCTACTGTTTGGATTTGGATTGTCCTGGACTGCCTTCAAAACTAGGTAAAGGCGAAAAAATCGGACTGAAGAGTGCGGAATCTAAGCGGCTTCAGACGAGAAGGTGTTCTTCCTTTACTTTTCGGGTCCCAAGAATTCAGTTGGTTAAGAATTTCTGGAGAGTTGCTTTGGGTTTCAACAAGTTGATTGACATAAATAATTACTAGAATTTGTCACCTAATAACAAAAACAGTATAAATGGCCATAATATCCCACACGGACCATAATATTACCTTCTCCTCTATAATAAGGtccaaatataaaacaaataaaaaataacaatgaaactaattattatttttaatcagttttaaaatgattaataattaaaaaataaaatcaaaaactgAGAACAGAACCGAACCATATATGAACATATAATCCCAGAAAGGTCATGTCTACTTTTTTAACTTCTaactaataatatatcaatgttttcttttaataaataaaaagaataatattaagtaaatttaattatcttaaattgaTCTAAAAACggtgtaaagaaaaaaatgtcaaaaaaatgcaaaaatgacttttcattcaaaaatgactaactttttttctaattaaccaatttttaaattttaaacgcgatttacaaaaagatatatggttttaaagaaaatatttggctgtgacaaaaaaaatataatggttATTGTTGCAATcttttgaaaagtataattattttaatatataaatgtcgacaaacattaaaaattggaaaatgagagaaaaaaaattaaaaacaattacaaatttgtttacacctttttagatatattttgtaatcaaaataaataaaaatacattgctATTACATTGCtgcatagaaaaatattaatatcaaagctattagattaattttatccataaaatttacaaatcatagtataaattaatttataagattcaaaatctttaattacataatcttaaattacataattatagtaaaatacaagatgattcagaataacatattggtccgcttacatattcgtaatcgaattctgagacaattgttcctttagtaaaaatttgtccggagctaaGTTTTTAAGTTATAAGAAGGGCTAGGTAGTATGAGGGGTCGGATACAAGTAGAAGACAGAGatggcgcgactcactgttacatgCGGGTATCTCCATAAGGCGCCTGATGCATTCAAAGGCACAACAACATATTCacattaaaagtttaaatttcacCTTCCCATAGGAGACCTTCCAAGTAAACTTAACTTTGCTAAGAAATACACATTTACATTATCAACTTTATTTGCCAATAACGTTGTAACGAATAACGAACGACGGCTAAAGTTTCTTGAAGATCACTTAAGAGATCATTGTCCCAACCTTGTCAACATGTGTTAAAGTCATTGAAATTGAGGGTGCTGacgttatgtaaatatttaccGCACAATTTAGTGGTATAACAGTTACAGAAATGTTTATACaactttctttaaaactttGTAACTTTTCATACATATACTAAAAGCAACAAATAATAACGTCATTGAAATGTTTACATCAATTAAGTAGGAAATCTATACGACTAAAATTTCCAATACTGCATTAACATTCCCTATTAGACGATTTAATTGGTTTTGcttaaaaactaatatttcaGATGTATTCCACTTCGTATGCACGCTTCATATACACCTATCACATGAATATCTATCGCAGTACAATTATGTATGATTATTTGTCTGACAACGGTCTGATAAACAAAGTGTTAAAAACTGAGCACTAGcgagaaataataaaagttcaTTCATTAccacttattgttagtgtaCCTGAGAATTATAGAGCAGAGAGGAAGTCAGTAGGTATACATaacatatcaaaaatatcaacattattggttaaaataaataaggttaaaataaataaagtcgtataaatgtttcaaaaacaataacatatatttgtaTCGCAAAACAGCTAACAGATAATGAGTCGTACAAACGttacaaaacattaaaataaataccacataacgattaatttattcgaaactatgtagatattaaaaaaaaaaaaaactacaaatagTGAGAATCAACGTTAACTTTTTAATCgcataattttttagtatataaaatgtaaaaatgttttacatttacagaactataaaaacttttttagacTAGATTCGATCTTTAGGTGAGATGTTacttttttgcaacaaattttttacagtttttttttaagaagaaaaggGTTCTTAGTTCTTATTATTAACATAGTAGATGCTTGTTAACATCATTTAGTGTtcaattgattatcaatttaataatgcaatttattatttcttattaacttATAACTGTGTTTCAAATCCTAAATTTTATCCTGCGAAAAGATTTATGAACttataaacatatgtaaaattgtataaaaaatattaggacTGAGATCTAGCCATGTTGGAgttcttcaattatttatatttgtacaatgcgttgcattgatgcctggggtaccaatTTTAaagaccacgtttctttcttggttatttttaagTTCATGATCGAATGCTGCATCagcgatcaccgcagcattcgatcatgaacgtaaaaataaccaagaaagaaacgtggtccctaaaatcaaaccaggcatcaatgcaacgcactgtacatatcaaagttatgtattattgattacagttttatttcatttacatcTTCCATTAACTactttataatatcaaaataatatttattgcattataataatttttttaagaagtgACCCTTTAACTTTACTTAAttgttgtttatattttaaccactattaaaaatcattttatccgCATATGGGTGAAAGACAAAATCCATATatcaaaaatctaaattttaatttctaaaattagtTAATTCTATTTAAGAGCTTTTAACTTTTGTAAAAGATAAACAAGGctttaataaatctaaaaaatgaattattatctttacattattacaaaaatgagGAAAAACCGACAAACCATAAAACTTATCTTACCCttctttcttgtaatttttcgtATAGAATTGATTGGCGTAATCAATTTTCCTTTATAatcaatttctaataatttgtttgtaacagttagtagcaaaattgatttttgtaatgttttttgtcaaaaatattttttatgcttgTTTCCTacttataaaacttataaaaaagtcttttcttttgttatgcaaataaaatatttgtttgtatatcTTTAAAagttcaatatataattttctgatATTATATCGtaacattactttttttattaagtttaaatatttttttaaaagttttgtaaTGTTGTAATTTTCTGTTATGTTTgctattatgtaatttaattgtaatagttTCTAGATTTTATAAAGTTCAACTTATTTCTTATATGAAGAATAGAAGTGACCGGTGTGAAACTATTTTCACACTGGTAAAGTAATCTTGGAATGTGGATGAAAATGTGAGTCGGCAATCCAAAAATATACAGAAGAAAAGCAAGCATTCTTATGTGCGGAGAGAGCGACAATTCGTTTTCTCTACAACTTACTGTtagtcaaataataaaaaaaaattaaattaatatgttattatccATTTCCAAAACAGTGCTATTTAATTACAGGCCCGCCATCATTAAAATACAGCAGTTACTACGATCAAAAGAAGTGTGTGCTCGAACGATTTCCACAGGATTTGTCAAAATATGTAGctttaaaagatctattcatATCGCAAGACAAATATGTTAAATCTACTTTGACAAATCGTGAACAACCATATGAGCTCTTTTATGATCTCGGATTGACTGCGGATTGCAGGTAGTTgcatcaataatttaatataatacataaagtattaaaattattatcacaaaTTATATGACAGTTTCATAGATGGAAACAGTTGTAAAAACATGGATAGAGAATTTGATACCAcacaaataacaaattacaaaatcgGACGTACATTAAATACTATCAACACAATAAATGGAACTAACATTAGTGATTTGAATATAAAACTTCCATTACATAGTTTGGATCAAATGCATAACGAAAAGAACGGTGAgtatcaaaaatcaaaatttaataaaacaataatattaaacttatatatgaaattatgaGTATAACGTATACTAACGGCGCGTATACTCACGATGGAAAAATACTGTCGATATGGCGAAATAAAGTATCGATTTATAAACTGCAAAAATTGTTTCGTGGTGACAAACtgacaattaataatttgattaaaatgtccctaacaaaaattatttaattaaaaatttttttatttgtacttattTCGTAAAagcaactaaattttttgttacattaaatacaatattaaattgcctttaaaaatgctttagaagcttttactgaaaaaattaaatttttttatttctttttatataacaaaaaattctacaaaatacatgtaaataaaaaacacatttgttTACGTGAACTAAGTAGCCTTATTCAATACATTTTAACGaatcaatttttgttatacatttttttctaatgcacttagattattatagtttattttatacttacatTATTCCGACTTGAAGGAATTGTATAACGAGTCTATGAAATTTTCAATtgcattgttattttttaataatcgttGATTGTTGTCACCTGAAAAGAACatgataataaacaaaatatttaatttacgatGCTTGTAGCAATATgtatgttacatttttatgcTTTAGTTCATCGATAtttgaatgataaaattattaaatgcacGTTTTCTCGTCATCTCGACCGAAATTATTTCACAGAATCTCAAAATAGATACGTTACTATATGGCACCTTGAATAAAACTTGATGATTCATGCGTGACCTACCTTCTTCATGATTATGCCGATGTTTTTGGCGCAAAAATGTGGAATAATACTtccttcatttttttctttagaaatcatgaataaaaaattcttggtatatagttcacgtaaaatttaaaaattatagaaacattgcataaactttacattaaaacattataatattacataaaagttGTGAATGTTCCTACAACGTTTCTATAACGTTAAAATATTCactcttaaaaatattacagtgaAAGACTACAATAATGTTACAGTACAACGTATTGATTACATTTAAACAAATTGCTACTAATATGTAAAATGCTTCAAATTTAATAGCTAAActctgaaaatatataaatacatccAAGACAGATAAGAAAAAATTGCGATTGTTCAcaatctttttacatttaatacttgaatgaaaaaattttgcatttacgGGATTGCAAAAAGTATTTCGTCTTTCTTGAATACCTTTATGTATTTTCGATCTATTAAAAGCTGAAGTAACCTGCATATTAagttattctttaatttttatttagaaataaaaacttacataATGTTCtgttatgtaattaatatttttattttattttattttttgacatatgtatggcaataatattaatattattaatatataggTTTAAATAAAAAGGTTACACAATAACACTACACAATAAATGCCTTATTACAcgcatattaaagcatataatatatacgttttAATACATGTACACGTGTTTTAATAGTCCTGAGCATTGTATAATGCTACATTTGATATATCGATATTGTATGTCTCTAAAACGtctttgtaatattacattgcaactTACAGTACTGTACTTGTAATGTTTCTGAAATGTCATTGGAAGCTTCACTGCTGAATGgaagtatttatgtatatatttgaagatttctaaaaagaatgtagatttttttcGTAGTTTTTggtaattacttaaaaaatttttttttattctaatagaaCGAGCAGTTTGCGGTACTACTGACAGATGATCGCAAcagagttttatatttattgtaattaataaaaggtGCTGCATTATAACGTTTCTCAACTACAGGGGctagacaaaataatatgaacatctgatatatacacaatatttatttattaataaggtGATGGGCTACCATTTGCACGTAAAACAGCTGCTTCTTTGCAGAATAGATTCGTAGAGTGTCTGAATAGTTTCCAACGAAATGTTGTCCCATTCTTGTACAAAGCCTCCGCCaattgcttcaatgttgaagaTGGAAAACTGCTCCTTATTCTCTGCTCTAAAACTCCCCACAACAGTTCAATTATGTTGAGGTCTGGCGAGTGTGCTGGCCAGGGAAGATATTTGATGAGATTCTGATGCTCCTCAAACCAAGACTGAACCTCTTTGGCTGTGTGTATGAGCGCATTATCATTTTGAAATGTAGCAGTG contains:
- the LOC120358105 gene encoding uncharacterized protein LOC120358105, with amino-acid sequence MKLNFYCLDLDCPGLPSKLGPPSLKYSSYYDQKKCVLERFPQDLSKYVALKDLFISQDKYVKSTLTNREQPYELFYDLGLTADCSFIDGNSCKNMDREFDTTQITNYKIGRTLNTINTINGTNISDLNIKLPLHSLDQMHNEKNATSARIVKTFEHPHPGYATPSPSSYALAKRQVVTRPIRIRPTSWFKESRG